The DNA region GGCCAGCGGCCGGGCCTGCTTTTCCAGGTAGAGGATCTCACTGCCCACGATGACGTCGAAGCGCTCGCCCATGCGATCCTTGGTGAAATCGACGCGGCGCGCGCGCACTCTGTCGCCGAGTCCGTTCTTGAGCGCGGCGATGCGGATGAAGAGCACCGCATCGGGGTTGATGTCGCTGATGGTGGCCGTAAAACCTTTTGCCGCCGCAAACAGGCCGCACACGCCCACGCCGCCGCCGATCTCCAGCAGGCTGCGTCCATCCGGCTCCAGGCGTTGGATCACGAGGCTCGCGAGCAGCGAGGTGCGCCATATTTTGGCCCAGAAGGGCAGTTCCGGCGGCATGCCTTCGGGCAAATCGCGCAGCAGACCGTCCACGAACGCTTCCATGTCCTCGATCTGCGGAACTTCGAGGGTCGTGCCGCCCACGGTCACGGAATCGAAACGCACACGATAGCGAGTGCGTGCGGCCGCAAGAAGATCGTCGAGGCTCGCGTCGGGCGGTGGAGTCGTGCTCACAATCTGTCCTTTGTAGGGTGGGGGGATGCCTGGGAGTAGCCGATTTGCACCGCTCGGTCAACGCGCCAGGGCACGATTCCATACTCTATTCGTATGATTTTGCAAGGGGAAAGAAAAAGGCCGGTCGCGTGGACCGGCCATGGAAAGCGTTTGGAGCGGGAAACGGGATTTGAACCCGCGACTTCAACCTTGGCAAGGTTGCACTCTACCACTGAGTTATTCCCGCTCAACGAGGCAGACGGCTGGTCTGAGGGTCGTCTGGGCTTTGAAGCCCGACGCTTCCGCCGTCCACATCTATATCATATTATAAAGAACGATCTTGGAGGCGGCATCCGGATTTGAACCGGAGAATGGAGGTTTTGCAGACCTCTGCCTTACCACTTGGCTATGCCGCCCTTTCTTTGGAGCGGGAAACGGGATTTGAACCCGCGACTTCAACCTTGGCAAGGTTGCACTCTACCACTGAGTTATTCCCGCCCAAAAGGGAGCACCTATTTATCCGCGACGGTATCGGGTGTCAACAGGTCTTTGTTGCGGATCGAAAAAAAGACCGCAACGCCGTGAATCGGCGTTATAATTTTTGGGGAGCCATGCTTTCGGGTACTCGGGGCTTTATTTTTCGGGATAATTCCATTAAGGGCAGGGCGAACTTCACGAGGGGGCCTGTCTGGCCTTCGGGAGAACATGATGCGGCAGGAAGACATCGATTATTTCCGGGTTCTGCTCAAGGACATGCTGGACGACATCCTCAAGGCGGGCGAAGAGACGCTGGAGGATATGACCGACAGCCCCGAGAACTACGCCGACCCGGCGGACAGGGCCACGGCCGAGTCCGACCGTTCCTTTACCTTGAGGCTCCGCGATCGCGAGCGCAAGCTGATCCGCAAGATCCAGGAAGCGCTGCAGCGCATCGACGACGGCACCTATGGCATTTGCGAGGACTGCGAGGAGGAGATCGGGGTGCCCAGGCTCAAGGCCCGTCCTGTGACCACGCTGTGCATCAAGTGCAAGAGCAAGCGCGAGCAGGAAGAGGATCAGCGCGGCGAGTAGCCGCCGCGCTCCCTGGGGGCGGCCGTGGACGCGGTCTTCTTTAGGGCGTTTGCGGCCTGCCTCGCGCCTCGGCTGACCGGGGCTCGCTGCGGCAAGGTCTTCGAGCCCGCCAAGGGCTGTTTCGTTTTCGCCCTCAAGAAGGAGGGCGAAGCGTTTTTTCTGCTTTTCCATCCCCACAAGGCGCGGGGCCTTTTCTGCCTGACCCCGGCCAAACCTCCCATGCCCCATGATCCCGGAGCGTTTGCCATGTGGCTGCGCAAGCGCGTCACGGGTTCGCGCGTGGTCGAATGCAGGGCGGACTGGCCCTCGCTCTCGTTTGCTCTCGTGCTTGCGGGACGCGGCGCACTGGTGCTCGATCTGAGACAAGGCGCGCGCCATGTGGACGTCCTGCCCGAGGACTTTGGCCGCCCGCCCCCCTGGCCGTCTCTCGACGCCGTTTTGGGCGACGAAGATATCTGGCGCGAGTTTCCGCATGTCTCGCCGGGGCTTCGCCGCCATCTGGGGGGGCTGCCTCGCGTTGAGGCCGTGCTCGAACTGGAAAGGCTTGCGGCGGGCGAGTGCGGCGAATTCTGGACAATGCCCGAGGGCCACGCCCCGGTCTGCTGGCCGCTTTGCTCGCCCGCGGCCGTGCGGCGCGAGGACGCGCTCTTGGCGGCACGAAGCGTTGCGGAGCCCAGGTTCTACGAGATGTTGAGCACAGACGCCTCCGAGGCGTCGCAGCGGGAAAAGGCTGCTGGGAAGCGCCGCGACCGCTTGCTGAAGCTGCTTGCCCGCGACGAGGAGCGGCTGGTCGGGCTTTTGGTCTCGCAACGCGCCGCCGAGGCCTTACAGGCCAATCTTTCCGCGCTTCGCTCCCGCGTGGACGGAGCGCAGCCCGAGCGGCTTACACTCGCCCACCCCGACGGCGGCCTTGTGGAAGTCGAGATCGATCCGCGCCTGGGCGCGGCGGGCACCATGCAGGCGCTTTTTTCCCGTGCCGCCAAGGGCCGCAGAGGGCTTGCCCATGTCGCTCGCAGGCGGCAGGAGGTATTGCGCGAATACGAGACCGCCTTCACCGACATCGTGCCGACTGCCCGCGAGGCGGACGGGAACGACGCGTCCGACGTGGGCCCGGCCGGTCCCGGATCGTCCCTGGAGAAACCCGCACAAACCCTCCCCAAGCGTTTTCAGGGGCTTGCGATCAAGGTCTTTGTGACCACGGACGGCTTTTTGGCGGTGCGCGGCAAGAGCGCGGCCGCGAACCACGGTCTGGTCACGCGCGCCGCTCGGCCCCACGACCTATGGCTGCACGTCAAGGACGCGGCCGGGGCGCACGTGGTGATCGTGCGCGACCATCCCGGCCAGGAAGTGCCCGAGCGAAGCCTGCTCGAAGCCGCCTCGCTGGCGGCGCTTTCCAGCCCCTTGCGGGACGCGGCCTGGGCAGACGTTCTGCTGGCCGAGGCGCGCGCCGTGCGCACGATCAAGGGTGCGGCCAAGGGCCTCGTGCGTCTGGACAAGCCCGACCGGGTTCTGCGCGTCCGGCTCGACAAGGAACTGGAGGATCGGCTTGCAGTCCAATGATTCCGCCGCATTTAGGGGGGCATGGACGCCTGGGATAAAAAGGATTATCTGGGCCGCATGATTCCTTCTCCGAGGTCGGCGAAATGGCCGAAATGACCAGCCGTCGCCTGGAGTTCGGCGACACACGGCTGGCGGGCGAACTCTTCGGCCCGCACGAAATGCACCTGAAGCGTCTGAGCAGCCTTTCCGGCGCGGCCATCCACTCGCGTGGATCGACCCTGACCTTGCGCGCCAGGGACAAGGAAACCCTGGAGCGGGTCACGCGCGTCCTGGCCGACCTCTACGAGCGGGTCAAGTCGGGCCGCTCCGTTACGGAACGCGATGTGGACGATGAATACGGGCGCGAGGCGGACGAGGAATCCACTCCCGCCGGAACGCGGGAGTCCCCCGGCGAGAAGCCTGGTGTGTGGCGCGTCTCCAAGAAGAAGACCGTGGCCGCCAAGAGCCCAGGGCAAAAGGAATACCTCGACGCCATCGCCGAGGCCGACATGGTCTTCGGCATCGGCCCGGCGGGCACGGGCAAGACGTACCTGGCCGTGGCCATGGCCGTGGCCGCATTGTCCGAGCGGCGCATCAAGCGGCTGGTGCTGACCCGTCCCGCCGTGGAGGCTGGCGAGAAGCTCGGTTTTCTGCCTGGCGACATGGTGGAGAAGGTCAACCCCTATCTGCGGCCGTTGTACGACGCCTTGAACGACATGCTCGATTTCGAGCGCGTGCAGGAGATGCTCGCCAAGGGCAGCATTGAGATCGCCCCGCTGGCCTTCATGCGCGGCCGCACACTCAACGACTCGTTCATCATTCTGGACGAGGCCCAGAACACCACGCCCGAGCAGATGAAGATGTTTCTGACGCGTCTGGGATTCAACTCCAAGGCCGTGATCACCGGCGACGTGACCCAGATCGACCTTCCCGGCGCCTCGGCCTCGGGTCTCATCCATGCCCGGCGCGTGCTCGACGGGGTGGAGGGCATCCGCTTCGTCACCTTCGAGGAGAACGACGTCATCCGCCATCCTTTGGTGGGGAGAATCGTGAAAGCCTATGACCGGCACTCGCAAACAAAAGAAACCCGGCGCTAACGGGCATTCCCGCAAGGCTGCCACGGCCGCCGCTCCGCTCCCCAGGGTCGGCCTCGCGGCGCTCGTCCTTTCGCTGGTCGTGCTCGGCCTGCTGGCCGGGCTGAACGTGGAACGCAAGCTGGCCATTTTTGTGGCCGGAGACGTGGCCAGCGGCGACGTCACGGCCACCCGCGACCTGCTCATCGAGGACACCGAATCCACCGAGCGCAAGCGCCGCCAGATCGGTGATCTCCAGCCTCCGGTTTTCGACCTCGACGTGACCGTAGCCTCGCGTATCGAACAGCAGGTCATCGAAATATTCAACGAACTCGGCGAGGCCGACGCCGACGACCTGGAGCGGGTCCGCTGGCAGATATCCGAGGAACTGAACGCCGAGATTCCGTTGAGCACGCTACGCATGTGGCGTATGTCCGACTTCCAGGGACTGGTCGTGGAGTCGGTCCTACCTTGGCTAACGGAACGACTGTCGGGCGGCGTGGCCCGCGACAGGCAGGCGCTCTCGACCTATGCGGGTGGGATCATCGTGCGCGACGCCTCCACCGACGAGGAGCGTCTGCTGACCAGCGTCAGTGAGATCGACGAACTCGCCGGGCTGCGCGAGAACCTGAACGTCTTTTTGAACCGCGAGTTGCAAAAGCCGCTTCGCGTGCGCCAGGCCGTGCTGGCCCTCATCGATCCCCTGCTGACGCCGACTCTGGCCTACAACACCGAGGAGACCACCCTGCGCAAACGCGGGGTCATGGCCATGGTCGAGCCGGTCTACACCCAGGTGAAGAAGGGCGAGATCATCGTCCGCCAGGGCGAGCGCGTCACCCGGGAACAGCAAATCAAGCTGCAGGCGCTCATGAGCCAGCACTCGGAATATTTCGACTCGGCCAAGGCAGGTGGCTTGTTCCTCATCGGGCTCATGCTCGTGCTGGGCATGTATCTCGTACAGGTGCATGATCGGGGGCGCGTTCCCTCGGATCGCGACGGAGCGCTTCTGGCCGTGATCCTGCTGCTTTTCGGCGGCGGCGCCAAACTTCTTTTTGCTCTTCAGGGACCGCTGTCCGCAGGCATCGTCTTCATGGACGTGCCCGGTGACCTTTTCCCCATCCTGCTGCCCGTTTCCGGCGCGACCGGCGTGCTGGCCCTGTTCTTCCCCTTCGGCATGTGCTTCTTCGCCGTGCTCCTGCTCGCCTTCATCTGCGGCCTGCTCGGCGGTGGCGATCTCTCGCTCTTTGCCTTCTATTTCGCCACTGCTCTATTCGCGGTCATCTTCATCAAGCGCGCTCAGACCCGCTCCGAGCTGCTGCGCTGTATCTTCCCGCTCTTCGGGGCCACCATTCTGACTTGGGCGGGCGTGAGCCTGATGGACTTCAGGGGCTACTCCTTCGTGGCCGAAGGCGTGGTCGCGGCCACGGCCAACGTTCTTTTGGCTCTCATCACCGTGCTCTCTCTCTCTGCCATCGTGGAGATGGTCTTCGGATACACCTCCCGCTTCAAGCTGCTCGAACTCATGAGCCTGGAGCAACCGCTCCTCCAGGAACTCATGGTCAGCGCGCCCGGTACCTACCACCATTCCCTGGTCGTCTCGAACATGGTCGAGGCCGGGGCGCGGGCCATCGGCTGCAACGCCATCCTGGCCAGGGTCTCGGCGCTCTACCACGACGTGGGCAAGATCAAGAACCCGCAGTATTTCATCGAGAACCAGTTCGGACAGGCCAACAAGCACGACAAGCTGGCCCCATCCATGTCCGCCCTGGTGCTCACGGCTCACGTCAAAAAGGGAATGGAACTGGCGCGCGAGCACAAGCTCGGCCAGGAGATAACGGACATCATCCAGCAGCACCACGGCACCTCCCTCATCGCCTATTTCCACAAGAAGGCGCAGGAGCAGGCCGAGGCGCGCGGCGAGGACATGCCCCGCGAGGAGGAGTACCGTTATCCCGGGCCCAAGCCGCAGACCAAGGAGGCCGGTCTGGTCATGCTGGCCGACGCCATCGAGGCGTCGAGCCGCACCCTGAACGAGCCCACTCCCTCGCGCGTCAAGAACCACATCGACTCCATCGTGCGCTCCATCTTCACCGAGGGACAGCTCGACGAATCCGAACTGACGCTGAAGGATCTGCACCTCATCTCCGAGGCGTTCCAGCGCGTGTTGACCGGCATCTTCCACCAGCGCATCGACTACCCCGACAAGGACAAGGCCGAGGCCAAGGGTGGCGAGCAGCGGCAAAGGGAGAAGCCCGAACACGCAGTGAGGTCCGGGGAACAGGCGCGCCAGGAACCTGGTCTCAA from Alkalidesulfovibrio alkalitolerans DSM 16529 includes:
- a CDS encoding class I SAM-dependent methyltransferase, which produces MSTTPPPDASLDDLLAAARTRYRVRFDSVTVGGTTLEVPQIEDMEAFVDGLLRDLPEGMPPELPFWAKIWRTSLLASLVIQRLEPDGRSLLEIGGGVGVCGLFAAAKGFTATISDINPDAVLFIRIAALKNGLGDRVRARRVDFTKDRMGERFDVIVGSEILYLEKQARPLAKFLDAHISLRPGAEIVLARNYCRQAKKFLSLAQDAYDIKACTIGFKSSAHDSADKTDDSGPTPEKHLSTIYRMTRKTHA
- the dksA gene encoding RNA polymerase-binding protein DksA, translating into MRQEDIDYFRVLLKDMLDDILKAGEETLEDMTDSPENYADPADRATAESDRSFTLRLRDRERKLIRKIQEALQRIDDGTYGICEDCEEEIGVPRLKARPVTTLCIKCKSKREQEEDQRGE
- a CDS encoding NFACT RNA binding domain-containing protein gives rise to the protein MDAVFFRAFAACLAPRLTGARCGKVFEPAKGCFVFALKKEGEAFFLLFHPHKARGLFCLTPAKPPMPHDPGAFAMWLRKRVTGSRVVECRADWPSLSFALVLAGRGALVLDLRQGARHVDVLPEDFGRPPPWPSLDAVLGDEDIWREFPHVSPGLRRHLGGLPRVEAVLELERLAAGECGEFWTMPEGHAPVCWPLCSPAAVRREDALLAARSVAEPRFYEMLSTDASEASQREKAAGKRRDRLLKLLARDEERLVGLLVSQRAAEALQANLSALRSRVDGAQPERLTLAHPDGGLVEVEIDPRLGAAGTMQALFSRAAKGRRGLAHVARRRQEVLREYETAFTDIVPTAREADGNDASDVGPAGPGSSLEKPAQTLPKRFQGLAIKVFVTTDGFLAVRGKSAAANHGLVTRAARPHDLWLHVKDAAGAHVVIVRDHPGQEVPERSLLEAASLAALSSPLRDAAWADVLLAEARAVRTIKGAAKGLVRLDKPDRVLRVRLDKELEDRLAVQ
- a CDS encoding PhoH family protein codes for the protein MAEMTSRRLEFGDTRLAGELFGPHEMHLKRLSSLSGAAIHSRGSTLTLRARDKETLERVTRVLADLYERVKSGRSVTERDVDDEYGREADEESTPAGTRESPGEKPGVWRVSKKKTVAAKSPGQKEYLDAIAEADMVFGIGPAGTGKTYLAVAMAVAALSERRIKRLVLTRPAVEAGEKLGFLPGDMVEKVNPYLRPLYDALNDMLDFERVQEMLAKGSIEIAPLAFMRGRTLNDSFIILDEAQNTTPEQMKMFLTRLGFNSKAVITGDVTQIDLPGASASGLIHARRVLDGVEGIRFVTFEENDVIRHPLVGRIVKAYDRHSQTKETRR
- a CDS encoding HD family phosphohydrolase, which gives rise to MTGTRKQKKPGANGHSRKAATAAAPLPRVGLAALVLSLVVLGLLAGLNVERKLAIFVAGDVASGDVTATRDLLIEDTESTERKRRQIGDLQPPVFDLDVTVASRIEQQVIEIFNELGEADADDLERVRWQISEELNAEIPLSTLRMWRMSDFQGLVVESVLPWLTERLSGGVARDRQALSTYAGGIIVRDASTDEERLLTSVSEIDELAGLRENLNVFLNRELQKPLRVRQAVLALIDPLLTPTLAYNTEETTLRKRGVMAMVEPVYTQVKKGEIIVRQGERVTREQQIKLQALMSQHSEYFDSAKAGGLFLIGLMLVLGMYLVQVHDRGRVPSDRDGALLAVILLLFGGGAKLLFALQGPLSAGIVFMDVPGDLFPILLPVSGATGVLALFFPFGMCFFAVLLLAFICGLLGGGDLSLFAFYFATALFAVIFIKRAQTRSELLRCIFPLFGATILTWAGVSLMDFRGYSFVAEGVVAATANVLLALITVLSLSAIVEMVFGYTSRFKLLELMSLEQPLLQELMVSAPGTYHHSLVVSNMVEAGARAIGCNAILARVSALYHDVGKIKNPQYFIENQFGQANKHDKLAPSMSALVLTAHVKKGMELAREHKLGQEITDIIQQHHGTSLIAYFHKKAQEQAEARGEDMPREEEYRYPGPKPQTKEAGLVMLADAIEASSRTLNEPTPSRVKNHIDSIVRSIFTEGQLDESELTLKDLHLISEAFQRVLTGIFHQRIDYPDKDKAEAKGGEQRQREKPEHAVRSGEQARQEPGLKVVK